A region of Vitis riparia cultivar Riparia Gloire de Montpellier isolate 1030 chromosome 12, EGFV_Vit.rip_1.0, whole genome shotgun sequence DNA encodes the following proteins:
- the LOC117925989 gene encoding receptor-like protein 43, with translation MHQPLCHDSEGSALLQFKQSFLIDEHASGDPSAYPKVAMWKSHGEGERQGSDCCSWDGVECDRKTGHVIGLHLASSCLYGSINSSSTLFSLVHLQRLDLSDNDFNYSEIPFGVGQLSRLRSLDLSFSGFSGQIPSELLALSKLLFLDLSANPMLQLQKPGLRNLVQNLTHLKKLHLSQNQHELEILTLSENKIHGPIPKWVWNISKETLVTLDLSGNFLTGFDQCPFVLPWSRLHTLRLDSNMLQGPLPVPPPSTVEYLVSGNNLTGEISPLICNMTSLKLLDLSSNNLSGRIPQCLANFSRSLLVLDLGNNSLDGPIPETCMVSDNLNVIDLGDNQFQGQIPRSLVNCTRLEHLVLGNNKINDIFPFWLGALPQLQVLILRSNRFHGAIGSWHGNFRFPKLRIIGLSDNEFIGDFPSEYFQNWDAMKLTDIASGLRYMQISPIMDLQNDEWITGYMYSMTMTNKGMQRFYERIPDTFMAIDFSGNNFKGQIPTSIGSLKGLHLLNLGGNDLTGHIPSSLGNLTQLESLDLSQNKLSGEIPWQLTRLTFLEFFNVSHNHLTGHIPQGKQFATFENASFDGNLGLCGSPLSRECGSSRALPPTSSSSKQGSTSKFDWKIVLMGYGSGLVIGVSIGYCLTSWKHEWFVKTLGKQQRKWTRKEGRGQRG, from the exons ATGCATCAACCACTTTGCCATGACAGTGAGGGCTCTGCCTTACTTCAGTTCAAGCAAAGCTTTTTGATTGATGAGCATGCGTCTGGTGATCCTTCTGCTTATCCAAAAGTTGCAATGTGGAAATCCCATGGAGAAGGAGAAAGACAAGGAAGTGATTGCTGCTCTTGGGATGGTGTTGAGTGTGACAGGAAGACTGGTCATGTGATCGGCCTTCACCTTGCTAGCAGTTGTCTCTATGGTTCTATCAACTCCAGCAGCACCCTCTTCAGTCTTGTTCATCTCCAGAGGCTTGACCTCTCTGATAATGATTTCAATTACTCTGAGATCCCATTTGGTGTTGGCCAGCTTTCAAGGCTTAGGAGTCTCGATCTTTCTTTTTCTGGATTCTCTGGCCAAATCCCATCGGAACTCTTAGCACTGTCCAAATTGCTTTTCCTTGATCTCTCGGCAAACCCAATGTTGCAGCTCCAAAAGCCTGGCTTGAGAAATCTGGTTCAAAACTTAACCCACTTAAAGAAGCTTCATCTAAGTCAG AACCAACATGAATTGGAGATTCTCACCCTTTCTGAAAACAAAATTCATGGTCCAATTCCAAAGTGGGTGTGGAACATAAGCAAAGAAACCCTAGTGACTCTGGACCTTTCTGGAAACTTTTTAACAGGCTTTGACCAATGTCCATTTGTGCTTCCATGGTCCAGGTTACACACTTTACGACTTGATTCTAACATGCTGCAAGGTCCACTTCCAGTTCCACCACCATCAACCGTTGAATATTTAGTCTCTGGAAATAATCTGACGGGAGAAATTTCGCCACTTATTTGCAACATGACTTCTCTTAAGTTACTTGATTTGTCTAGTAACAATTTGAGTGGCAGGATTCCTCAATGTCTGGCCAACTTCAGCAGATCTCTGCTTGTATTGGACCTGGGAAACAACAGCCTTGATGGCCCTATTCCTGAAACATGCATGGTGTCAGATAATTTGAATGTGATTGATTTAGGTGACAATCAATTCCAAGGCCAAATACCGAGATCATTGGTCAATTGCACGAGGCTCGAGCACCTTGTTCTCGGaaacaataaaatcaatgaTATTTTCCCTTTCTGGTTAGGAGCTCTCCCACAACTACAGGTTCTTATTTTGAGATCCAACAGATTCCATGGTGCAATAGGAAGCTGGCATGGTAATTTCAGGTTTCCCAAGTTGCGCATCATCGGCCTCTCTGACAATGAGTTTATAGGTGATTTTCCATCAGAGTATTTCCAAAACTGGGATGCCATGAAGCTTACAGATATTGCAAGCGGCCTTAGGTACATGCAGATAAGCCCAATCATGGACTTGCAAAATGATGAGTGGATTACCGGTTACATGTACTCGATGACAATGACAAACAAAGGCATGCAGAGGTTTTATGAGAGGATCCCTGATACTTTCATGGCAATTGATTTCTCAGGCAACAATTTCAAAGGACAAATTCCAACCTCCATTGGGAGCCTCAAGGGACTTCATTTGCTCAACCTTGGAGGTAACGATCTTACTGGCCATATCCCATCCTCCCTGGGGAACCTAACACAGCTGGAGTCATTGGATCTTTCCCAGAACAAGCTCTCTGGAGAGATCCCTTGGCAATTAACAAGGCTAACATTCCTTGAGTTCTTCAATGTGTCTCATAATCATCTTACAGGGCATATACCACAAGGAAAACAATTTGCAACATTTGAAAATGCTTCATTTGATGGGAACCTAGGATTGTGTGGAAGTCCTTTGTCAAGGGAATGTGGAAGTTCTAGGGCATTACCACCAACATCTTCATCCTCTAAACAAGGTTCAACTAGTAAATTTGATTGGAAAATTGTATTAATGGGATATGGAAGTGGGCTAGTAATTGGAGTTTCAATTGGGTATTGCTTGACCTCATGGAAACATGAGTGGTTCGTGAAAACCCTTGGAAAGCAGCAAAGAAAATGGACAAGGAAAGAAGGAAGGGGGCAGAGAGGCTGA